The nucleotide sequence TCGAGGGATTCAGTCCCGAGCTGGCTGTCGTGACTCACGGTGGCGGAAAGGAGTTAGGCGAGCCTCTAGTGGTTAGACCCACGTCGGAGACAGTTATCAACTACATGTTTTCGAAGTGGATTCAGAGTCATCGCGACCTTCCGGTTCTCGTTAATCAATGGGCCAACGTGGTGCGGTGGGAGCTTCGGCCTCGCCTTTTCTTGAGAACCACCGAGTTTTTATGGCAGGAGGGGCACACGGCTCACGCGACCAGCGATGAAGCGAGAGAAGAGGCCCTTCGAATGCTGGGAGTCTATCGAGAGTTCATCCGCTCCCGTCTGGCCATCTCGGCGATAACTGGGGAAAAAACGCCCAAGGAGCGTTTTGCCGGAGCGGACAAAACGTACACACTAGAGGGGTTGATGCAAGACGGCAAGGCACTTCAGATGGGCACCTCTCATGAGTTGGGTCAAAATTTCGCTCGTGCCTTCGATATCGTCTACACGGCAGAGGATGGAAGCCGGCACCACGTGTGGCAGACTAGCTGGGGTGTTTCGACCCGCTTGATCGGCGCAGTGATCATGGCTCATGGCGACGACTTTGGGCTCCGGCTTCCGCCAGCCATAGCTCCCGTTCAGGTAGTAGTGGTGCCTCTCGCCAGCGAGGATCCAAGACCGACTGAAGTTGCTCACCAAATCGCCCATTCGCTGATGGACCGAGGAATAAGGGTCAAGGTTGATACCGAGCTGCATCAGAGTTTTGGATGGCGCTCGGTCGCTTGGGAGATAAAAGGTGTTCCTGTACGGGTCGAGGTTGGTCCGAGGGATCTCGCGTCTTCTTCTGTAATGCTGGTTAGGCGGGACAAACGGGAGAAATTGAGAGCTCCTCTGGATAGG is from Acidimicrobiia bacterium and encodes:
- a CDS encoding proline--tRNA ligase, producing the protein MAALAKRSEDFPRWYQDVITHAELAEGGPARGTIVIRPYGYGIWEQIQRQLDERIKETGHENAYFPLFIPLSFLEKEAEHVEGFSPELAVVTHGGGKELGEPLVVRPTSETVINYMFSKWIQSHRDLPVLVNQWANVVRWELRPRLFLRTTEFLWQEGHTAHATSDEAREEALRMLGVYREFIRSRLAISAITGEKTPKERFAGADKTYTLEGLMQDGKALQMGTSHELGQNFARAFDIVYTAEDGSRHHVWQTSWGVSTRLIGAVIMAHGDDFGLRLPPAIAPVQVVVVPLASEDPRPTEVAHQIAHSLMDRGIRVKVDTELHQSFGWRSVAWEIKGVPVRVEVGPRDLASSSVMLVRRDKREKLRAPLDRLEDTVETLLREAQDALFKESDKFRKEKTYIPNSFNNFLEAIQENPGFYVMPICGERRCEDRLADEASASVRCIDSPELSEAGYDNKIAGILNQRRGYCLLCGDEAAYTAVVAKAY